The Thermodesulfobacteriota bacterium nucleotide sequence TTTGAAGACATGGTGGGGGTAGGTATTGGCCCCGACCGATCCGCCGTGGCGAAAGTATTCATGCGTGCCGTGGGAGCCCGGTGCCCCGTGAAACCCATGCCGTTTCATGACGCCCGCAAACCCTCTCCCTTTGCTGAGGCCGGTCACATCGACGAGGTCGCCCGGTTTGAAGAGGGAACCGACGTTGATCTCCTGGCCGAGCTCATAACCCTCGGTGCTCTCCACGCGGAATTCCCTCAGGTAGGTGAACGGAGGCGTCCCGGCCCTCTTAAAATGTCCGGCCAAAGGTCGGTTGACTCGTCTCTCCTTCTTCGGAAGAAAGCCGAGCTGGAGGGCCTCGTAACCGTCCTTTTCTTTGACCTTCTTCTGGGTGACCCAGCAGGGCCCGGCCTCCACGACGGTGACCGGAACGACCGACCCGTCTTCCTGAAAGATCTGGGTCATCCCTAACTTTCGACCGATGATCCCGAGCGTCCGTTTCATGGTCGTTCCCTTCCTTAAAGTTTGATCTCCACGTCGATCCCCGCGGGGAGATCGAGCTTCATCAGGGCGTCGACGGTCTGCTGGGTGGGTTCGATGATATCGAGCAATCGTTTATGAGTCCGGATCTCAAACTGCTCCCTCGACTTTTTGTCCACGTGAGGGGATCGCAGGACGGTGTATCGGCTGATCTTGGTCGGCAAAGGGATCGGGCCCGCCACGCTGGCCCCCGTCCGTTTGACCGTGTCGACGATCTCCGCGGTCGACTTGTCGAGCAGCTTATGGTCGTAGGATTTAAGGCTGACCCTGATCTTCTGAGCTGTCATTCCCTTTCCCTCTCCTCTCAACCTGTCAACAGGCGGACCGGTGCTCCTATTCGAGGATATCGCTGATGACGCCGGCGCCGACGGTTCGTCCGCCCTCCCGGATGGCAAACCGCAACTCCTTCTCCATCGCAATGGGCGT carries:
- the rplC gene encoding 50S ribosomal protein L3, producing MKRTLGIIGRKLGMTQIFQEDGSVVPVTVVEAGPCWVTQKKVKEKDGYEALQLGFLPKKERRVNRPLAGHFKRAGTPPFTYLREFRVESTEGYELGQEINVGSLFKPGDLVDVTGLSKGRGFAGVMKRHGFHGAPGSHGTHEYFRHGGSVGANTYPHHVFKGKKMPGHYGHARVTLQNLTILEVREERNLLLLKGSVPGCRNGWLLIRTATKAKEKKAAEAST
- the rpsJ gene encoding 30S ribosomal protein S10, with product MTAQKIRVSLKSYDHKLLDKSTAEIVDTVKRTGASVAGPIPLPTKISRYTVLRSPHVDKKSREQFEIRTHKRLLDIIEPTQQTVDALMKLDLPAGIDVEIKL